The genomic region AAATGAACACCGGCCATTTTGTAATCACTGTCACTCTACAGAGTCACACCCCCTGAGAGAGACATAAACATCAGATGGTCAATAGttgacccctccctccctctggggCAGCTGGGTTTAAATGCCCACCACCATCCGCTGCCTCAGAAGATGGATGCGAGCTAAACTAGACTAGAGGTTGGTAGGGGTTCCACCTAGGGGGTTCCTTAGAACATCACCGAGGACACTTATCTGACCTGTTGCCATGGAGATGTTTAATGAGTGTTATCAATGACTGTTGTGGTCAGAATTGAAATCACTTCAATTTGACATGCTGAAGTAAAAGCTGATATAACCTGAGCAATTTGCTAtcctgtgtttgtatgtgtgtctgtgctacCCATAGGCCTCACATTgtccattcccctctctcctcacagaAAAGCAAGGTCCGGAACGGAAGCGCATTAAAAAGGAGCCCACCAACACCAGGAAGTCAGGCCTGCCGTTTGGGATGGGCATGCCAGGGATCCGGGCCGGGTACCCCCTCTCTGAGCGGCAGCAGGTGGCTCTTCTCATGCAGATGACGGCTGAAGAGTCAGTCAACAGTCCAGGTGCGTGTTTGTCATGGATGCCACGTCTCTGAGGGTTCAGCGGGGGGTGGGATGGAGGGGGGGTGCTTTGTCCCTGGTGCTTAGCGTCCCAGCCACACTTTTGCTCCATGCTTCATTAAAGAACAGACCACACTGCTTAATTAGAATTAAATTATACAAGATAACCCTCATCAATTTCCATTACTGCAGTGAAATGGACCTCTGCTGTCTTAATCCACTGTTCATTTCTGGGCCTGGCTGGTTGTGGGGAGATTTTTTGGGCTCTAGAAGTTGGTGTCACATTCCTGTACGGTAAATTGTTGCTGCTTTGTTTTAGGATGTAGCATTTAACCATGAGGGAAATGAAAGGAGTTTACCCCAGGGATTGACTCTGAAGGGACTAATAGTGCCATATCAGATCTGTCCCAAACCACAGAATATCCAGACCCAGGCTTTTTCTTCAGTTCATATCTGCTATCTGTATTTAGATTCATCGGATCTAGCATTTCCTCTAAACATTGCGATTAAAACGTTTAGGAAACGTAGGCTTTAGTAGGCTATATCCTCTTATTAAGTAATAGCGCTGATCTGTGTGTTGGTGATTATGTCGTGCTTCTGATTTGGGTTATATGTTTCCTGTTAGTATTATTTGGCGGGTTgctgctataaaaaaaaaaatctgtgccTGAGGTTTGTTCCTTAAAGACAGAACCCAGATGAAGTGAGTTTCAAATAGCATTCAGGACCACGCTCTGCAAACTCAATAATGTACATGTGGTTAAGGCTTTGGTTTAATCCACTAAATGTGATGAAATGAACTCGAGCAATTGGTAGTCTTGGAGTTCTCCTCCTGATGTCTTGGGCAAGAGTGCCACCTACAGGCGATGGAGTTGTAACAGTTGTTTTTCAATGAAATATTCTGCACTGTTACATAATGGTACTGTAATATGTAGCCCTATGCTCATGTTTTTACTATAGAAATGAATCATGCCAATTCTATTAACTCTGTTTTTGTCCTGTTCTTGTAGACACAACACCAAAGCATCAGTCACAGTCAAGTCTGGGCCAGAAGGGAACGCCAAACTCTGCATCTAAAACCAAAGACAAAGTAAACAAGAGAAATGAGAGGGGCGAGACGAGGCTGCACCGGTCAGCCATCCGCGGAGAGGCACGCCGCATCAAGGAGCTCATCAGTGAGGGAGCTGACGTGAATGTAAAAGACTTTGCAGGTGAGTCGCTGCCACTGCAGGCTGGTGGTCATCttactctctctgctcctcctcctctctctgctcctctctctctctctctctctctctctctctctctctctctctctctctctctctctctctctgctcctccttctccttctctcctcctccatgctcctgCTTTTCACCTCATATCTCCATAGTTCTGTATTACTTTTTATATTTATGTAAATAGTTGCACATTTCTTTGCTTCTCTAGCAATCTAAAATGTTCAGAATTTGGTGCTATAATAATTTTGAATCCGACATTTGAGAAACATTAGAGCCGTTCTTTAACTGTGTTTGGGATTCACAGGCTGGACTGCACTGCATGAAGCGTGCAACCGAGGCTACTACGACGTGGCCAAGCAGCTGCTGGCAGCCGGTGCAGAGGTCAACACCAAGGGCCTGGACGATGACACCCCTCTGCATGACGCATCAAACAACGGGCACTTCAAGGTAAGTTCAGCGTTACGTTTGTGATTGCTCATGTAGAAAGCCAATTGCCGTGTTTAGGTCTGAGACCAATGTTTCTGTTTCTTTGTAGGTGGTAAAGTTGCTTTTAAGGTATGGAGGGGACCCTCGACAAAGCAACAGAAGGGGTGAAACCGCGTTGAAGGTTGCTAACTCCCCAACGATGCTCAATCTGTTGCTTGGAAAAGGCACGTATACCTCCAGTGAGGAGAGCTCGTCAGGTGTGTGACATTTTATACCATGAGTAGCTCTGAACACCTTCACTCTGCCATTTGTTACTTGTATTTTAACTTCCTTGCTTTTCCTTTAACCACTGGGTGTGACAGATTTTTTCTGTTCTTTAACTGTTCTTTATTTATCTATTTTTCAGAATCCTCAGAGGAAGAAGATGCCCCATCGTTTGCCCCATCCAGTTCTGTTGATGGCAATAACACAGACTCAGAGTTTGAGAAGGGCCTGAAGCTGAAAGGGAAGAAAGGGCTGGATCAGCCTCTATCCACAACAACTACCCCCGTCAAGGACGAGTATGAGTTTGACGAGGATGATGAGGAAGAGCGCGTCCCTCCGGTGGACGATAAGCACTTGCTCAAGAAAGAGTTCCGCAAGGAGTCTCCCAGTGTCACTAAGGCTAGCGGCTTAATTTCAGTACCGAAGGGGGAGGTGGTCAAAACCTATTCCAAAAGCAACTCGCTCACACCAAAGAAGGCTGTTAGACGGATTCTCTCTGACAGCTCAGACGAGGATGATGGGACGTTGTGTTTCACACCTGTGCCCACACCACGGCAACCAGCGCCACCTACTAATACCAAGGCCCGGGACTCTGCTACAGTGAGCTCTAAACAGCAGAAAGAGAAGACTAAAGttaagaagaagaggaagaaggagacaAAGAATAATGTCAGTAAGGAGGTCAGATTTGGTAAAGTCAATGACAAATTCTGCACTTCTGACTCTGATTGTGGGGACATAGGGAGTGAGGATGATGAAGGCTCTATGAAGAGCTCGAACTGTATAAAGGACTCCACAATGAGCCTAAAAGAATCCTCTGCGTTCAGTACTCACTCtgcgtcctcttcctcctcttctcatgGAAGCATGAGCTCTCAGAAACTGACACCCTCGCTGACAGAGCATAACCCAAAGCAGTGGAGGACAGACGGCTGGAAGACTGTATCATCTCCTGTATGGTCAGATGtaagctctctctctgactcggtTAGAACAAGGCTTTCCAGTGAGTCGGACTACTCTTCTGCAGACTCAAGTGTCGAGTCAGTGAAACAGGTGAGAAAGAAAGCACAGGAAAACAGAAAGAAAAACAATGTGCACACCAATGCACTAGACAAAAAGAACTCTGACTTTCACAAGAACTCCAACACAGACAGTACGGTCTCCAAAACAGATAAAGATGGCAAAGTGTTGAAAAAGCATAAAGTAAAACACAAGCACAAAAACAAAGAGAAAGAAAAGGCTCCCAGTTTAGTGCTCAATCAAGACATGAACGAGAAATTTGTTAAAAGCTTTTCATTTGATTTTGATGATTCAAGGCAAAAGTCACTCCTTGTTGACACTGAGTCCCCAGCTGAAAGCAAGGTCAAGCTGTCTAAACATGAAAAAGAGCATTTGAAAAAGGAGGACAGGTTGTCGAAGGGTAAATCTGAGGACAGAGACTGGTCTTCTGGAAAAGAGGTGCAAAGAACTGCTAAAGAGGAGAAATCCAAGAAAACAAAAGAGTCCACCAAGGAGAAGCCTAGcaaggaggagagggaaaagcCCCTGAAAACTGAAAAAGAAAGGAGCCTCAAGGAAAAAGAGAAGCCCAAGGAGGAGAAACAACAAAAGACTCataaagaggagaagaagaaaaagtcAAAGGACAAGTCATCTAAACCAGACAGGAAGAGCAGTGAGCAAAAAGAAGAAAAACATATAAAGGTGGATAAGGAgaaaaatgccagggaggagaaagaaaaatctaagaaagaaaaGGTTCAGAAGGAAGAGCCTGATTATGAAGTCTATGATGTCGGTAACCGTTTCTTAAACCTAGAAGACACCAAGCTCAGTGCCTCAGACGACCACCATGACCGATGGGCGTCAGACCTTTCCTCTGACTGCGACCTATATGGAGATGACAGCTGGGATGCTCCTCCTGTGAAGGACTACAAAGAATATAAAGCAAACAACACTGTAAAGCTGATCGTTGAGACTGAGAAAATAGAGAGCAGAGACCGGAGGAAGGAGAACAAAATCAAAGACAAGAAATTAGATCATAATGACAAACGGTCAGAGAAAGAGCCTACCTCCAAGAAGAAAGAGAAAGACTCTTCAGAAAGAATCTGTGACAAGAAAAAGGATTTGACTGAAAAACAGAAactcaactccagccaccctgTAGAAAAGGAGAAGAAGCGAAAGGAATCTGCAGATACTGTcaaagagaagaaagagaaggactCCACGGACAGCAGTAGAGACCGAAAAGATTCCTATGAGTTCACTAAAGAAAGAAAGGACTTGAAAATCAAACAGGAGTCTATAAGAGACGATTATGGGAATGATGCCTCCTTCAAAGAAATTGAAACTGTCAGCAAACCATGTGAAATTAGAGAAAGGAACCACTCTGGAAAAGAGAAGGACAGAAAGGGAGATGGGGTGGAAAAGAGAGAAAAGACTAAAGCTGACAAACACAAGGAAAAGCCAAAAGACCGATCTATAGAACAGGATAAGGAGAAGCCTGAGAGGACCTCAACTGAGAAGCTTTTGAAGGAAAAAGACACAGATAGAGGCTCTAAAGACAAGAAGGAGGGAGCTAAagacaaacacaaagacacacacagcaaagacaagGACAGGAAGATGTCTTCAGAACAAACTAAGGACAAGAAAGAAAAGGCTTCACAGGACAAGCATGCTGACCGGGATAAAGATCTCCTTGAGGTGAAGAAGGAggagcgaaaacctgagaaagtTAAACCTGAGAAAACATGGTACAAGATAGCAGACATTTTCACAGATGAAAGTGAGGATGAAGAAGACAATTACAATGGGGGTGTGGCCAAGTTAAGTGATTCCCTTGGGTTGTCCGATTCTCACAGGAAAGACTCCACATCTGACAGGGATGAGCTTGATCACTTCCAAACAGAAAAACCCAGAAAATATTCTGCTGAGGCCAAACACACAACAGAAAAACAGAAAGAAAAAGACCACAAGAAAAAAGACAAGACCACATttgatatggggaaagagaggaagggtTCCTTAGAGAAACACAACAAAGAGAAGAAAGTAAAGGATTCTGTTGATGCAAAACACAAGGAACGCAAAGACAGAATGTCTGTGGACTCAAACCAAGAGAAGAAAAACAAGCAGAAGCTGTTGGACAAGAGGGAAGCCAGTGAGGAAAAGACCAAGAATAAATATAAAGACAAGCAAGATCATGTTAACGAAAGAAAGCCCTCAAAGGGGAGTGGGGAAAATGAAAAGTCGCTCTTGGAGAAACTGGAGGAAGAGGCCATGAATGACTACAAGGATGACTCCAATGACAAGAACAGTGAGTTATCCTCAGACAGCTTCACTGATCAGGTTCATGAGCCAGTGCTCAGCAGCTACTATGATTCCTCCAACATCAGCCTTCCAGACATTACTGATGAGAGACGAGACTCACTCTCCATATCTAATCCTCAAGACAagttcagagagaaagagaggcaccGGCATTCATCTTCATCATCGTCCAAAAAGAGTCATGAGAAGGAGAAGGACAAAGTCAAGAAGGAAAAGGGGGATAAACAAGACAAGATAGAGGAAATAAGAGAATCCTATGGACGCAGAGAAAGTCTGCCCTTTGAGAAAGAGCCTATGCCATTAGAAGCGGACCCGTACACATTTCCATTTGGGTCTAAGGGTGATAAAGATGAATTTGAGAAGACATTGGAGTTTGAAAAGGAGATGTCTAAAAAAGCTGACAAAGACAAAGTGAGTACTGTCATCAGTGATAAGATCAAGGACAAAAAGAAAAAAGAGAAACATAAGGAGAAAGTCAAAGAGGAGAAGCACAAGTACACTGATGGCTTTGGATCACTTAAACACTCCAAGGAGGATATCAAATCTGGATTGAAAGAGAGTCCTCAAATTACCAATTTGAAGGAAAGATCAAAGGAAGACAGTCCCAAATTTGATGTGAAAAAAGAGCGAAACCGAGACTCTTTGGACAAAGACAGTAGGGCGGACCATGTTAAGTCCAAGGTTAAAGAAGAAAATGAAAAAGTAATTCAGTCTAAAGACACAGCTCGCAAAGACAACCGTCCACGTTCAAAGCTTCTGGTTGATGGAGATCTCAAACTAACCAGCTTTGGGCAAATGTTAGGTTTAAAAGACCAGGAGATTGAAGAACGCCATAAGAAGCATAAGGAGAGGATGAAGCAGATGGAGAAACTAAGACACAGATCAGGGGATCCCAAACTTAGGGATAAAACGAAGTCCACTGAGGAAATAAAGAAAAATCGCAATGAACTATCATCCAAAAAATCGAATAGTTTAGAATCTGCATTGAAAGAGAAGAAGCTCAAAGATATTGGTCTCCCAGCCCAAATTATGTCTCCGGAAAGAAAGCCACAACCCCTTGACACTCACAATTCAAAGGATTGGCTTGCAGGCCATCAGATGAAAGAAAATCTCCCTGCCTCACCTAGGCAAGATCAGAATAGACCAACGGGTGTTCCCACCCCCACATCTGTAATCTCTTGTCCCAGCTATGAGGAAATCATGCAGACGCCACGGACTCCATCCTGCAGTGCAGAGGACTACCCTGATATAATGTTTGATGGGTTAGATTGTCAGAACTCATCAGCCATGGCCATGTCTATGAATGCCTGCTCCCCATCCTTCTTTGACAGGTACTCCAACTCATCACACACCTTCCAAGAAGGGACTTGTATAACTCCGGCTAAGAATCTCCAGTTGCCCCTTGTCAGTCGATCGGCTTCGTCTGATGTTAGAAGACCCCTGGAAGATGAGTTCAAAGCTGAAGCTGGCAAGTTTCTACAACACATTTTGCCAGACGCCTCTGAGTTTGACTTGGCAGCCTCTCAGCCTCCAGAAGACAAGGCAGCATCAGTGGAGAGACTTGAATGCCTGTCTCCTCCTTACTTCTCACCTATTAGAATGCTGTCTCCCGGGCTGGAACTTGCCCAGCCTGCACTAGATGGGGCCACCACAGCAATAGCTGGCACAGAGACCTGTGAACACCTACCTGAGAGTGTCTACAATAACTTCCTGATGAAGCCCTCAACGCCAGTCCACAGACCTGACCCCCAGGAGCCGTGTCTGGACATTGCTGCTCCACCCACCCCTGCACCTGCTGCTCTTCCTCCCCTGGATATTGATGACCTTTCTGAGCCTCATCAAAGTGAGCCCAGTCTTGTTCCCTCTGACCCAGTCAGTGGCAGTGAGTATCTGCCCCCTGTtgttgaggaagaggaggaggaggaggaagaagaggactacgaagaggaggaggatgaagacgaggaggaggaaggggatctTGAAGAACCAACAGATGCTGATCATCATGCTGCTGAGGAGACGAGGGACGTCTGCTCATTCTCTCCTCCAAGGGTTGAAGAGCCTTTGAGGAAGGGCTGGGCTGAATCTCCTGAGAGAAGAGTTGCAGAGGTGCATCAGTTGACTCCCCCACATCCACCACCCAACCTGGTGGAGAACTCCAGTGATCATACCATCAGCTGGAACTCTGAGATGATCTTGAAATCTCCTCAAAGGACTTATGGGGAAATAGAGGCAGCTGTCTCCAAGATAACCAGCCCCTTCTCGCATTCAGACAGTGATTTGCAGCACATTACTGCCATACCTGGCCATCCATCAGTGACCCCTCCATATGCTGCTTACAGGTCTTATGTACCTGACCCTGACTTTGACGAGCAAAAAGAGGCTGTGGAGGACATTCCAATTTCTCCAGCAAGACCTGAAATGACACCCATGGAATTGGAACCAAACTACTTGACAACCCCCTCATCCTCCACAAGGTTAGAGTCTTTCTTCACAGACTGCAAGCCAAACTTGGAGGATAATCACCAGATGGACTCAGAGCTTTCTTGTGCAGTACAAGACGGCAGACAAAACTCCCATGGCTTTACTTCTGAGAGCCATATGCCTCTAGCAGTAAGCAACGAGCCAGTGGTGCCCTGGACAGACCCGTTCTCAGCTACAGTGGATGAGCTTGATGATCTTGGCCCTTTCTCTCTACCtgacctcccttctctctccctcccgacCTCCCTGCCAGACAAGGAGATGCCAGAGCTTGACGTCAGAGATTCAGAGCCAGCCGACTACAAGCCTCCACCTGCTCATATAAGGCCTCCTGCGATTGAAACAATAGAGGGCGAAGAGCTTATGGAAGTTGACCTGCCTATCCTGGCCAAACCCCTGTGCCCTTCCGCGGTTCTACCACTCAATGATTCTTTGCAGGATTTGGTTGTGCCCTCACCAAAACACAATTTCCAACCAGAATTTGAGTCTGAGCCTCAGAATGTCCATGAAAATAACTTTGTGAAACCACAGGTCTTTGAAAACAGAGCCACATATGAAGAGACTGATGAGAGTGATGGAAACATGATGTTCTCAGCTGTTAATATAAACAATACTCAGCATCACAGGCAGATGTCACTGACCGAGTCTTTATCAGTTGTAGTTACTCCATGTATGGACTCCTTGACAACTGTTAAACCAGAACAAATTGGGCAGATATCAGATCCATTTGTTGGGCCAACTTGCAGTCCAGTTCCCTCCGTTACTCTGCCAGTTGCCGTCACGATTTCTGGCACAGTCCATGTTTCGGAGGCTCTTGAGACAACGTCTAAGCTCACAGTCACTCTGACAACGTTGTCAACTGACCTTTCCAAGAAGGTGGAGGAGATCCCACAGAGGATGACCAGAAACAGGGCCCAGATGCTAGCAAAACAGGagaataccaccaccaccaccaccaaaaagcagagtagtagagtagtagcagagagtacaaccaccaccactataccTGCTAGTGTGATACCTCCATCTGTCCCTACCCCTGTCACCATGAGCATGGCTGGAACCACAACCACCCCTATCCCCACCCCTACCTTTGTCCCCTTTGTTGTTCTGGAGAAAGAAAAGGAACTTGtcaccaccatctccaccacACCAACCATTACCCCGGCTCCACCGCCGCCGCCTCCTGTAGTGGTCAGCAAAACTAAAGGGCGGCCTGTGGAGGAAGAGGAATCCCAGACGCAGCATCCACGCAAGAGGAAATTCCCGAAACCGCAGGTTCAGCTGGTCAACACAGCCATGCAGCAGACCAGGGAGATGATTCAACAGACGCTGGCTGTCATTGTCAACGCCATCAAACTGGATGACATTGAACCCTACCACAGTGACCGCTCTAACCCTTACTTCGAATACCTACAGATACGGAAAAAaatagaggagaagaggaagatctTGTGCTACATCACACCACAGGCCCCTCAGTGCTACGCTGAGTACGTGACCTACACAGGCTCCTACCTGCTGGATGGCAAGCCTCTCAGCAAGCTGCACATCCCAGTGGTGAGTACCTCCCATCTCCTACAAATGTTCACAGATCTGTTGATTCATAGATTTTATTTCATTACAATGATACACGTCAAGTAACTGCGTTCTTTGACCTATAATAACCACACAGCACATTTACAACAAAAGTTTGAACTTTGTTGCAATGGAAAGATTTGTTACATCATGACCTCAAATAATCATTGCCCTGGTTTCTCAGATTGCTCCACCTCCATCGTTATCGGAGCCCCTGAAGGAGCTCTTTAGACAGCAGGAGGCAGTGAGGGGGAAGCTGAGACTGCAGCACAGCATAGAGAGGGTAAGAACACGGACTCACTGTAATATCTATCCATCTCACTTCTGAAGTCGCACTGAGAAGGAGTGCTTTGAACAATCCTTTGATGAATGTTCAAAGCTGCTATGTAATAGAAATGCAACTACAATATGCATTTCTCCAACTAAGCATCGTAAAAAAAATTGTGACATTTCACGTTAACCTTATCAGTTTGCTCAAAAAGATTTTGAAGTAAAGTTGAAACTCcagtctgtcttccctctctctctctctccaatgttATTGTATTGACTTTCCTTCCAGGAAAAGCTTATTGTCTCGTGTGAGCAAGAAGTACTGCGGGTCCATTGCAGAGCGGCAAGGACGATAGCCAATCAGGCCGTCCCATTCAGTGCCTGCACTATGTTACTGGACTCTGAGGTGTACAACATGCCAACAGAGAGTCAGGTGCGTCTGTGGGTGGTAAAAAAGGTGGGCAAAAAGTTGACAGACAGGGCCATTCACATGGGATTGTGTTTAGCCAGCTCTTCCAATTACTCTTAAtattttatatacatatataaaaatAACATCTGACATGCTTTAACTCTTGTCATCTTTAACTCAGGGTGATGAGAACAAGTCAGTGAGAGATCGCTTCAACGCTCGCCAGTTCATTTCCTGGATCCAGGATGTGGATGACAAATATGACCGCATGAAGGTAAATATGACCGCATTAAGGACTATACATCTTCTTTTATGGCACATTT from Salvelinus fontinalis isolate EN_2023a chromosome 35, ASM2944872v1, whole genome shotgun sequence harbors:
- the LOC129834374 gene encoding ankyrin repeat domain-containing protein 11-like isoform X2, with amino-acid sequence MPKGGGSKTPQLEDFPLNTDMVEKQSGKKDKVLSNKTPKLDRSDGVKEMKEKASKRKLPFTVGANGDQKDSDSEKQGPERKRIKKEPTNTRKSGLPFGMGMPGIRAGYPLSERQQVALLMQMTAEESVNSPDTTPKHQSQSSLGQKGTPNSASKTKDKVNKRNERGETRLHRSAIRGEARRIKELISEGADVNVKDFAGWTALHEACNRGYYDVAKQLLAAGAEVNTKGLDDDTPLHDASNNGHFKVVKLLLRYGGDPRQSNRRGETALKVANSPTMLNLLLGKGTYTSSEESSSESSEEEDAPSFAPSSSVDGNNTDSEFEKGLKLKGKKGLDQPLSTTTTPVKDEYEFDEDDEEERVPPVDDKHLLKKEFRKESPSVTKASGLISVPKGEVVKTYSKSNSLTPKKAVRRILSDSSDEDDGTLCFTPVPTPRQPAPPTNTKARDSATVSSKQQKEKTKVKKKRKKETKNNVSKEVRFGKVNDKFCTSDSDCGDIGSEDDEGSMKSSNCIKDSTMSLKESSAFSTHSASSSSSSHGSMSSQKLTPSLTEHNPKQWRTDGWKTVSSPVWSDVSSLSDSVRTRLSSESDYSSADSSVESVKQVRKKAQENRKKNNVHTNALDKKNSDFHKNSNTDSTVSKTDKDGKVLKKHKVKHKHKNKEKEKAPSLVLNQDMNEKFVKSFSFDFDDSRQKSLLVDTESPAESKVKLSKHEKEHLKKEDRLSKGKSEDRDWSSGKEVQRTAKEEKSKKTKESTKEKPSKEEREKPLKTEKERSLKEKEKPKEEKQQKTHKEEKKKKSKDKSSKPDRKSSEQKEEKHIKVDKEKNAREEKEKSKKEKVQKEEPDYEVYDVGNRFLNLEDTKLSASDDHHDRWASDLSSDCDLYGDDSWDAPPVKDYKEYKANNTVKLIVETEKIESRDRRKENKIKDKKLDHNDKRSEKEPTSKKKEKDSSERICDKKKDLTEKQKLNSSHPVEKEKKRKESADTVKEKKEKDSTDSSRDRKDSYEFTKERKDLKIKQESIRDDYGNDASFKEIETVSKPCEIRERNHSGKEKDRKGDGVEKREKTKADKHKEKPKDRSIEQDKEKPERTSTEKLLKEKDTDRGSKDKKEGAKDKHKDTHSKDKDRKMSSEQTKDKKEKASQDKHADRDKDLLEVKKEERKPEKVKPEKTWYKIADIFTDESEDEEDNYNGGVAKLSDSLGLSDSHRKDSTSDRDELDHFQTEKPRKYSAEAKHTTEKQKEKDHKKKDKTTFDMGKERKGSLEKHNKEKKVKDSVDAKHKERKDRMSVDSNQEKKNKQKLLDKREASEEKTKNKYKDKQDHVNERKPSKGSGENEKSLLEKLEEEAMNDYKDDSNDKNSELSSDSFTDQVHEPVLSSYYDSSNISLPDITDERRDSLSISNPQDKFREKERHRHSSSSSSKKSHEKEKDKVKKEKGDKQDKIEEIRESYGRRESLPFEKEPMPLEADPYTFPFGSKGDKDEFEKTLEFEKEMSKKADKDKVSTVISDKIKDKKKKEKHKEKVKEEKHKYTDGFGSLKHSKEDIKSGLKESPQITNLKERSKEDSPKFDVKKERNRDSLDKDSRADHVKSKVKEENEKVIQSKDTARKDNRPRSKLLVDGDLKLTSFGQMLGLKDQEIEERHKKHKERMKQMEKLRHRSGDPKLRDKTKSTEEIKKNRNELSSKKSNSLESALKEKKLKDIGLPAQIMSPERKPQPLDTHNSKDWLAGHQMKENLPASPRQDQNRPTGVPTPTSVISCPSYEEIMQTPRTPSCSAEDYPDIMFDGLDCQNSSAMAMSMNACSPSFFDRYSNSSHTFQEGTCITPAKNLQLPLVSRSASSDVRRPLEDEFKAEAGKFLQHILPDASEFDLAASQPPEDKAASVERLECLSPPYFSPIRMLSPGLELAQPALDGATTAIAGTETCEHLPESVYNNFLMKPSTPVHRPDPQEPCLDIAAPPTPAPAALPPLDIDDLSEPHQSEPSLVPSDPVSGSEYLPPVVEEEEEEEEEEDYEEEEDEDEEEEGDLEEPTDADHHAAEETRDVCSFSPPRVEEPLRKGWAESPERRVAEVHQLTPPHPPPNLVENSSDHTISWNSEMILKSPQRTYGEIEAAVSKITSPFSHSDSDLQHITAIPGHPSVTPPYAAYRSYVPDPDFDEQKEAVEDIPISPARPEMTPMELEPNYLTTPSSSTRLESFFTDCKPNLEDNHQMDSELSCAVQDGRQNSHGFTSESHMPLAVSNEPVVPWTDPFSATVDELDDLGPFSLPDLPSLSLPTSLPDKEMPELDVRDSEPADYKPPPAHIRPPAIETIEGEELMEVDLPILAKPLCPSAVLPLNDSLQDLVVPSPKHNFQPEFESEPQNVHENNFVKPQVFENRATYEETDESDGNMMFSAVNINNTQHHRQMSLTESLSVVVTPCMDSLTTVKPEQIGQISDPFVGPTCSPVPSVTLPVAVTISGTVHVSEALETTSKLTVTLTTLSTDLSKKVEEIPQRMTRNRAQMLAKQENTTTTTTKKQSSRVVAESTTTTTIPASVIPPSVPTPVTMSMAGTTTTPIPTPTFVPFVVLEKEKELVTTISTTPTITPAPPPPPPVVVSKTKGRPVEEEESQTQHPRKRKFPKPQVQLVNTAMQQTREMIQQTLAVIVNAIKLDDIEPYHSDRSNPYFEYLQIRKKIEEKRKILCYITPQAPQCYAEYVTYTGSYLLDGKPLSKLHIPVIAPPPSLSEPLKELFRQQEAVRGKLRLQHSIEREKLIVSCEQEVLRVHCRAARTIANQAVPFSACTMLLDSEVYNMPTESQGDENKSVRDRFNARQFISWIQDVDDKYDRMKTCLLMRQQHEAAALNAVQRMEWQLKVQELDPAVHKSLCVNEVPSFYVPMVDVNDDFVLLPA